The Seriola aureovittata isolate HTS-2021-v1 ecotype China chromosome 12, ASM2101889v1, whole genome shotgun sequence genome window below encodes:
- the dtna gene encoding dystrobrevin alpha isoform X3 has product MVFYERMIEDCGQSGDNMADRRQLFVEMRAQDLDSIRLSTYRTACKLRFVQKKCNLHLVDIWNVIEAFRENGLNTMDLNADLSVARLEMVLSTIFYQLNKRMPTTHQINVEQSISLLLNFLLAAYDPEGHGKISVFVVKMALATICGGKILDKLRYIFSQISDSAGIMVYSQFDQFLREVLKLPMAVFEGPSFGYTEQAARTCFAQQKKVSLNTFLDTLMSDPPPQCLVWLPLMHRLANVENVFHPVECSYCHTESMMGFRYRCQQCHNYQLCQDCFWRGHASGSHSNQHQMKEYTSWKSPAKKLSHALSKSLSCASSREPLHPLFLEMPEKPLNLAHIVPPRPVNITNDYSLSHSMPTSGNPYSTKNKNNDVEQRKPLTGAAPHLLKGRGLNYNLDVADRLADEHVLIGLYVNLLQNNPKTCLLESSNHQDEEHSLIARYAARLAADAAAQQQRVPTDLPCSLDANKQQRQLIAELESKNREILQEIQRLRLQHEEASQPPPDRGQQNPTLLAELRLLRQRKDELEQRMSTLQESRRELMVQLEQLMMLLKTQGPGSPRSSPSHTISRPIPTPIHSDSAGTTPTHTPQDSLMGVGGDVQEAFAQGPRRNLRNDLLIAADSITNTMSSLVKELNSEGGSETESTVDSDFGRGDLLATTSSDPFITYKPRSAGAAEEESFENDLEQQLEDELKLEELMKHRQEPDKTCMVTLQQ; this is encoded by the exons ATGGTGTTTTATGAAAG AATGATTGAAGACTGCGGGCAGAGCGGTGACAACATGGCAGATAGAAGGCAACTGTTTGTCGAGATGA GGGCTCAAGACTTGGATTCCATACGATTATCAACATACAGAACAGCCTGCAAACTCAGATTTGTGCAAAAGAAATGCAACT TGCATTTGGTTGATATTTGGAATGTCATTGAGGCTTTTCGAGAGAACGGCCTCAACACCATGGACCTCAATGCTGATCTCTCTGTGGCTCGTCTGGAAATGGTACTGTCCACCATCTTTTACCAGCTGAACAAACGCATGCCCACCACCCACCAGATCAACGTGGAGCAGTCCATCAGCCTGCTGCTCAACTTCCTGCTGGCAGCCTACGACCC CGAGGGCCATGGCAAGATATCTGTCTTTGTTGTGAAGATGGCCCTAGCAACCATCTGTGGTGGGAAGATTCTGGATAAATTAAGAT ATATTTTTTCACAGATATCAGATTCCGCTGGAATAATGGTGTATTCACAGTTCGACCAATTTCTGAGGGAGGTTCTCAAATTACCGATGGCGGTTTTTGAGGGACCTTCTTTTGGTTACACAGAACAAGCTGCAAGAACCTGCTTTGCACAGCAG AAAAAGGTCTCCCTCAACACATTCCTCGATACGTTGATGTCAGACCCGCCCCCTCAGTGTCTGGTGTGGTTGCCGCTCATGCATCGGCTCGCCAACGTGGAGAACG tCTTTCACCCGGTCGAGTGCTCCTATTGCCATACTGAGAGTATGATGGGCTTCCGCTACCGCTGCCAGCAATGTCATAATTACCAGCTCTGTCAGGACTGCTTCTGGAGGGGGCATGCCAGCGGTTCCCATAGCAACCAGCACCAAATGAAGGAGTATACGTCATGG AAATCCCCTGCTAAGAAGTTATCCCATGCACTCAGTAAGTCACTGAGCTGTGCATCCAGCAGAGAGCCTCTTCACCCCTTGTTTCTCGAAATGCCAGAGAAACCTCTCAACCTAGCTCATATTGT GCCACCAAGACCGGTGAACATCACCAATGACTACTCACTCTCCCACTCCATGCCTACATCAGGGAACCCTTACTCCACCAAAAA CAAGAATAATGATGTTGAGCAAAGAAAGCCCCTGACTGGGGCTGCTCCCCATCTGTTGAAAGGGAGAGG GTTGAACTACAACCTCGATGTTGCTGATAGACTTGCTGACGAACATGTTCTCATTGGCCTCTATGTGAATCTACTCCAAAACAACCCCAAAACATG TTTGCTGGAGAGCAGTAACCATCAGGATGAAGAGCACAGTCTCATCGCCCGCTATGCTGCTAGACTGGCTGCTGATGCTGCg GCTCAACAGCAGAGGGTCCCCACAGACCTCCCCTGCTCTCTGGATgccaacaaacagcagaggcaGCTCATTGCTGAGCTCGAGAGCAAAAACAG AGAGATCCTGCAGGAAATCCAGCGGCTGCGCCTCCAGCATGAGGAGGCCTCCCAGCCGCCTCCTGACAGGGGTCAGCAGAACCCCACTCTGCTGGCTGAGCTACGACTTCTCAG GCAACGCAAAGATGAGCTTGAACAAAGAATGTCTACTCTGCAGGAGAGTCGCAGGGAGCTCATGGTGCAGCTGGAGCAGCTAATGATGCTTCTCAAG ACTCAGGGTCCCGGCTCTCCACGCTCTTCCCCCAGCCACACCATCAGCCGGCCAATCCCCACACCAATCCACTCGGACTCCGCCGGCACGACCCCGACTCACACACCTCAGGACTCACTCATGGGCGTGGGAGGGGATGTTCAGGAGGCCTTCGCTCAGG GTCCAAGGAGAAATCTGAGAAATGACCTGCTCATTGCTGCTGACTCCATCACCAACACAATGTCGTCACTGGTTAAGGAACTCAATTCag agGGTGGAAGTGAGACTGAGAGCACTGTGGATTCAGACTTCGGACGCGGTGACCTGTTGGCCACAACCTCTTCAGATCCCTTCATCACCTATAAACCAAG GAGCGCCGgcgctgcagaggaggagagcttTGAGAACgacctggagcagcagctggaggacgAGCTCAAGTTGGAGGAGCTAATGAAGCACAGGCAGGAGCCAGACAAAACCTGCATG GTGACTCTGCAGCAGTGA
- the dtna gene encoding dystrobrevin alpha isoform X7 — protein MVFYERMIEDCGQSGDNMADRRQLFVEMRAQDLDSIRLSTYRTACKLRFVQKKCNLHLVDIWNVIEAFRENGLNTMDLNADLSVARLEMVLSTIFYQLNKRMPTTHQINVEQSISLLLNFLLAAYDPEGHGKISVFVVKMALATICGGKILDKLRYIFSQISDSAGIMVYSQFDQFLREVLKLPMAVFEGPSFGYTEQAARTCFAQQKKVSLNTFLDTLMSDPPPQCLVWLPLMHRLANVENVFHPVECSYCHTESMMGFRYRCQQCHNYQLCQDCFWRGHASGSHSNQHQMKEYTSWKSPAKKLSHALSKSLSCASSREPLHPLFLEMPEKPLNLAHIVPPRPVNITNDYSLSHSMPTSGNPYSTKKLNYNLDVADRLADEHVLIGLYVNLLQNNPKTCLLESSNHQDEEHSLIARYAARLAADAAAQQQRVPTDLPCSLDANKQQRQLIAELESKNREILQEIQRLRLQHEEASQPPPDRGQQNPTLLAELRLLRQRKDELEQRMSTLQESRRELMVQLEQLMMLLKTQGPGSPRSSPSHTISRPIPTPIHSDSAGTTPTHTPQDSLMGVGGDVQEAFAQGPRRNLRNDLLIAADSITNTMSSLVKELNSEGGSETESTVDSDFGRGDLLATTSSDPFITYKPRSAGAAEEESFENDLEQQLEDELKLEELMKHRQEPDKTCMVTLQQ, from the exons ATGGTGTTTTATGAAAG AATGATTGAAGACTGCGGGCAGAGCGGTGACAACATGGCAGATAGAAGGCAACTGTTTGTCGAGATGA GGGCTCAAGACTTGGATTCCATACGATTATCAACATACAGAACAGCCTGCAAACTCAGATTTGTGCAAAAGAAATGCAACT TGCATTTGGTTGATATTTGGAATGTCATTGAGGCTTTTCGAGAGAACGGCCTCAACACCATGGACCTCAATGCTGATCTCTCTGTGGCTCGTCTGGAAATGGTACTGTCCACCATCTTTTACCAGCTGAACAAACGCATGCCCACCACCCACCAGATCAACGTGGAGCAGTCCATCAGCCTGCTGCTCAACTTCCTGCTGGCAGCCTACGACCC CGAGGGCCATGGCAAGATATCTGTCTTTGTTGTGAAGATGGCCCTAGCAACCATCTGTGGTGGGAAGATTCTGGATAAATTAAGAT ATATTTTTTCACAGATATCAGATTCCGCTGGAATAATGGTGTATTCACAGTTCGACCAATTTCTGAGGGAGGTTCTCAAATTACCGATGGCGGTTTTTGAGGGACCTTCTTTTGGTTACACAGAACAAGCTGCAAGAACCTGCTTTGCACAGCAG AAAAAGGTCTCCCTCAACACATTCCTCGATACGTTGATGTCAGACCCGCCCCCTCAGTGTCTGGTGTGGTTGCCGCTCATGCATCGGCTCGCCAACGTGGAGAACG tCTTTCACCCGGTCGAGTGCTCCTATTGCCATACTGAGAGTATGATGGGCTTCCGCTACCGCTGCCAGCAATGTCATAATTACCAGCTCTGTCAGGACTGCTTCTGGAGGGGGCATGCCAGCGGTTCCCATAGCAACCAGCACCAAATGAAGGAGTATACGTCATGG AAATCCCCTGCTAAGAAGTTATCCCATGCACTCAGTAAGTCACTGAGCTGTGCATCCAGCAGAGAGCCTCTTCACCCCTTGTTTCTCGAAATGCCAGAGAAACCTCTCAACCTAGCTCATATTGT GCCACCAAGACCGGTGAACATCACCAATGACTACTCACTCTCCCACTCCATGCCTACATCAGGGAACCCTTACTCCACCAAAAA GTTGAACTACAACCTCGATGTTGCTGATAGACTTGCTGACGAACATGTTCTCATTGGCCTCTATGTGAATCTACTCCAAAACAACCCCAAAACATG TTTGCTGGAGAGCAGTAACCATCAGGATGAAGAGCACAGTCTCATCGCCCGCTATGCTGCTAGACTGGCTGCTGATGCTGCg GCTCAACAGCAGAGGGTCCCCACAGACCTCCCCTGCTCTCTGGATgccaacaaacagcagaggcaGCTCATTGCTGAGCTCGAGAGCAAAAACAG AGAGATCCTGCAGGAAATCCAGCGGCTGCGCCTCCAGCATGAGGAGGCCTCCCAGCCGCCTCCTGACAGGGGTCAGCAGAACCCCACTCTGCTGGCTGAGCTACGACTTCTCAG GCAACGCAAAGATGAGCTTGAACAAAGAATGTCTACTCTGCAGGAGAGTCGCAGGGAGCTCATGGTGCAGCTGGAGCAGCTAATGATGCTTCTCAAG ACTCAGGGTCCCGGCTCTCCACGCTCTTCCCCCAGCCACACCATCAGCCGGCCAATCCCCACACCAATCCACTCGGACTCCGCCGGCACGACCCCGACTCACACACCTCAGGACTCACTCATGGGCGTGGGAGGGGATGTTCAGGAGGCCTTCGCTCAGG GTCCAAGGAGAAATCTGAGAAATGACCTGCTCATTGCTGCTGACTCCATCACCAACACAATGTCGTCACTGGTTAAGGAACTCAATTCag agGGTGGAAGTGAGACTGAGAGCACTGTGGATTCAGACTTCGGACGCGGTGACCTGTTGGCCACAACCTCTTCAGATCCCTTCATCACCTATAAACCAAG GAGCGCCGgcgctgcagaggaggagagcttTGAGAACgacctggagcagcagctggaggacgAGCTCAAGTTGGAGGAGCTAATGAAGCACAGGCAGGAGCCAGACAAAACCTGCATG GTGACTCTGCAGCAGTGA
- the dtna gene encoding dystrobrevin alpha isoform X2 encodes MIEDCGQSGDNMADRRQLFVEMRAQDLDSIRLSTYRTACKLRFVQKKCNLHLVDIWNVIEAFRENGLNTMDLNADLSVARLEMVLSTIFYQLNKRMPTTHQINVEQSISLLLNFLLAAYDPEGHGKISVFVVKMALATICGGKILDKLRYIFSQISDSAGIMVYSQFDQFLREVLKLPMAVFEGPSFGYTEQAARTCFAQQKKVSLNTFLDTLMSDPPPQCLVWLPLMHRLANVENVFHPVECSYCHTESMMGFRYRCQQCHNYQLCQDCFWRGHASGSHSNQHQMKEYTSWKSPAKKLSHALSKSLSCASSREPLHPLFLEMPEKPLNLAHIVPPRPVNITNDYSLSHSMPTSGNPYSTKNKNNDVEQRKPLTGAAPHLLKGRGLNYNLDVADRLADEHVLIGLYVNLLQNNPKTCLLESSNHQDEEHSLIARYAARLAADAAAQQQRVPTDLPCSLDANKQQRQLIAELESKNREILQEIQRLRLQHEEASQPPPDRGQQNPTLLAELRLLRQRKDELEQRMSTLQESRRELMVQLEQLMMLLKLEEERKQATQGPGSPRSSPSHTISRPIPTPIHSDSAGTTPTHTPQDSLMGVGGDVQEAFAQGPRRNLRNDLLIAADSITNTMSSLVKELNSEGGSETESTVDSDFGRGDLLATTSSDPFITYKPRSAGAAEEESFENDLEQQLEDELKLEELMKHRQEPDKTCMVTLQQ; translated from the exons ATGATTGAAGACTGCGGGCAGAGCGGTGACAACATGGCAGATAGAAGGCAACTGTTTGTCGAGATGA GGGCTCAAGACTTGGATTCCATACGATTATCAACATACAGAACAGCCTGCAAACTCAGATTTGTGCAAAAGAAATGCAACT TGCATTTGGTTGATATTTGGAATGTCATTGAGGCTTTTCGAGAGAACGGCCTCAACACCATGGACCTCAATGCTGATCTCTCTGTGGCTCGTCTGGAAATGGTACTGTCCACCATCTTTTACCAGCTGAACAAACGCATGCCCACCACCCACCAGATCAACGTGGAGCAGTCCATCAGCCTGCTGCTCAACTTCCTGCTGGCAGCCTACGACCC CGAGGGCCATGGCAAGATATCTGTCTTTGTTGTGAAGATGGCCCTAGCAACCATCTGTGGTGGGAAGATTCTGGATAAATTAAGAT ATATTTTTTCACAGATATCAGATTCCGCTGGAATAATGGTGTATTCACAGTTCGACCAATTTCTGAGGGAGGTTCTCAAATTACCGATGGCGGTTTTTGAGGGACCTTCTTTTGGTTACACAGAACAAGCTGCAAGAACCTGCTTTGCACAGCAG AAAAAGGTCTCCCTCAACACATTCCTCGATACGTTGATGTCAGACCCGCCCCCTCAGTGTCTGGTGTGGTTGCCGCTCATGCATCGGCTCGCCAACGTGGAGAACG tCTTTCACCCGGTCGAGTGCTCCTATTGCCATACTGAGAGTATGATGGGCTTCCGCTACCGCTGCCAGCAATGTCATAATTACCAGCTCTGTCAGGACTGCTTCTGGAGGGGGCATGCCAGCGGTTCCCATAGCAACCAGCACCAAATGAAGGAGTATACGTCATGG AAATCCCCTGCTAAGAAGTTATCCCATGCACTCAGTAAGTCACTGAGCTGTGCATCCAGCAGAGAGCCTCTTCACCCCTTGTTTCTCGAAATGCCAGAGAAACCTCTCAACCTAGCTCATATTGT GCCACCAAGACCGGTGAACATCACCAATGACTACTCACTCTCCCACTCCATGCCTACATCAGGGAACCCTTACTCCACCAAAAA CAAGAATAATGATGTTGAGCAAAGAAAGCCCCTGACTGGGGCTGCTCCCCATCTGTTGAAAGGGAGAGG GTTGAACTACAACCTCGATGTTGCTGATAGACTTGCTGACGAACATGTTCTCATTGGCCTCTATGTGAATCTACTCCAAAACAACCCCAAAACATG TTTGCTGGAGAGCAGTAACCATCAGGATGAAGAGCACAGTCTCATCGCCCGCTATGCTGCTAGACTGGCTGCTGATGCTGCg GCTCAACAGCAGAGGGTCCCCACAGACCTCCCCTGCTCTCTGGATgccaacaaacagcagaggcaGCTCATTGCTGAGCTCGAGAGCAAAAACAG AGAGATCCTGCAGGAAATCCAGCGGCTGCGCCTCCAGCATGAGGAGGCCTCCCAGCCGCCTCCTGACAGGGGTCAGCAGAACCCCACTCTGCTGGCTGAGCTACGACTTCTCAG GCAACGCAAAGATGAGCTTGAACAAAGAATGTCTACTCTGCAGGAGAGTCGCAGGGAGCTCATGGTGCAGCTGGAGCAGCTAATGATGCTTCTCAAG ctggaggaggaacGGAAACAAGCT ACTCAGGGTCCCGGCTCTCCACGCTCTTCCCCCAGCCACACCATCAGCCGGCCAATCCCCACACCAATCCACTCGGACTCCGCCGGCACGACCCCGACTCACACACCTCAGGACTCACTCATGGGCGTGGGAGGGGATGTTCAGGAGGCCTTCGCTCAGG GTCCAAGGAGAAATCTGAGAAATGACCTGCTCATTGCTGCTGACTCCATCACCAACACAATGTCGTCACTGGTTAAGGAACTCAATTCag agGGTGGAAGTGAGACTGAGAGCACTGTGGATTCAGACTTCGGACGCGGTGACCTGTTGGCCACAACCTCTTCAGATCCCTTCATCACCTATAAACCAAG GAGCGCCGgcgctgcagaggaggagagcttTGAGAACgacctggagcagcagctggaggacgAGCTCAAGTTGGAGGAGCTAATGAAGCACAGGCAGGAGCCAGACAAAACCTGCATG GTGACTCTGCAGCAGTGA
- the dtna gene encoding dystrobrevin alpha isoform X1 — translation MVFYERMIEDCGQSGDNMADRRQLFVEMRAQDLDSIRLSTYRTACKLRFVQKKCNLHLVDIWNVIEAFRENGLNTMDLNADLSVARLEMVLSTIFYQLNKRMPTTHQINVEQSISLLLNFLLAAYDPEGHGKISVFVVKMALATICGGKILDKLRYIFSQISDSAGIMVYSQFDQFLREVLKLPMAVFEGPSFGYTEQAARTCFAQQKKVSLNTFLDTLMSDPPPQCLVWLPLMHRLANVENVFHPVECSYCHTESMMGFRYRCQQCHNYQLCQDCFWRGHASGSHSNQHQMKEYTSWKSPAKKLSHALSKSLSCASSREPLHPLFLEMPEKPLNLAHIVPPRPVNITNDYSLSHSMPTSGNPYSTKNKNNDVEQRKPLTGAAPHLLKGRGLNYNLDVADRLADEHVLIGLYVNLLQNNPKTCLLESSNHQDEEHSLIARYAARLAADAAAQQQRVPTDLPCSLDANKQQRQLIAELESKNREILQEIQRLRLQHEEASQPPPDRGQQNPTLLAELRLLRQRKDELEQRMSTLQESRRELMVQLEQLMMLLKLEEERKQATQGPGSPRSSPSHTISRPIPTPIHSDSAGTTPTHTPQDSLMGVGGDVQEAFAQGPRRNLRNDLLIAADSITNTMSSLVKELNSEGGSETESTVDSDFGRGDLLATTSSDPFITYKPRSAGAAEEESFENDLEQQLEDELKLEELMKHRQEPDKTCMVTLQQ, via the exons ATGGTGTTTTATGAAAG AATGATTGAAGACTGCGGGCAGAGCGGTGACAACATGGCAGATAGAAGGCAACTGTTTGTCGAGATGA GGGCTCAAGACTTGGATTCCATACGATTATCAACATACAGAACAGCCTGCAAACTCAGATTTGTGCAAAAGAAATGCAACT TGCATTTGGTTGATATTTGGAATGTCATTGAGGCTTTTCGAGAGAACGGCCTCAACACCATGGACCTCAATGCTGATCTCTCTGTGGCTCGTCTGGAAATGGTACTGTCCACCATCTTTTACCAGCTGAACAAACGCATGCCCACCACCCACCAGATCAACGTGGAGCAGTCCATCAGCCTGCTGCTCAACTTCCTGCTGGCAGCCTACGACCC CGAGGGCCATGGCAAGATATCTGTCTTTGTTGTGAAGATGGCCCTAGCAACCATCTGTGGTGGGAAGATTCTGGATAAATTAAGAT ATATTTTTTCACAGATATCAGATTCCGCTGGAATAATGGTGTATTCACAGTTCGACCAATTTCTGAGGGAGGTTCTCAAATTACCGATGGCGGTTTTTGAGGGACCTTCTTTTGGTTACACAGAACAAGCTGCAAGAACCTGCTTTGCACAGCAG AAAAAGGTCTCCCTCAACACATTCCTCGATACGTTGATGTCAGACCCGCCCCCTCAGTGTCTGGTGTGGTTGCCGCTCATGCATCGGCTCGCCAACGTGGAGAACG tCTTTCACCCGGTCGAGTGCTCCTATTGCCATACTGAGAGTATGATGGGCTTCCGCTACCGCTGCCAGCAATGTCATAATTACCAGCTCTGTCAGGACTGCTTCTGGAGGGGGCATGCCAGCGGTTCCCATAGCAACCAGCACCAAATGAAGGAGTATACGTCATGG AAATCCCCTGCTAAGAAGTTATCCCATGCACTCAGTAAGTCACTGAGCTGTGCATCCAGCAGAGAGCCTCTTCACCCCTTGTTTCTCGAAATGCCAGAGAAACCTCTCAACCTAGCTCATATTGT GCCACCAAGACCGGTGAACATCACCAATGACTACTCACTCTCCCACTCCATGCCTACATCAGGGAACCCTTACTCCACCAAAAA CAAGAATAATGATGTTGAGCAAAGAAAGCCCCTGACTGGGGCTGCTCCCCATCTGTTGAAAGGGAGAGG GTTGAACTACAACCTCGATGTTGCTGATAGACTTGCTGACGAACATGTTCTCATTGGCCTCTATGTGAATCTACTCCAAAACAACCCCAAAACATG TTTGCTGGAGAGCAGTAACCATCAGGATGAAGAGCACAGTCTCATCGCCCGCTATGCTGCTAGACTGGCTGCTGATGCTGCg GCTCAACAGCAGAGGGTCCCCACAGACCTCCCCTGCTCTCTGGATgccaacaaacagcagaggcaGCTCATTGCTGAGCTCGAGAGCAAAAACAG AGAGATCCTGCAGGAAATCCAGCGGCTGCGCCTCCAGCATGAGGAGGCCTCCCAGCCGCCTCCTGACAGGGGTCAGCAGAACCCCACTCTGCTGGCTGAGCTACGACTTCTCAG GCAACGCAAAGATGAGCTTGAACAAAGAATGTCTACTCTGCAGGAGAGTCGCAGGGAGCTCATGGTGCAGCTGGAGCAGCTAATGATGCTTCTCAAG ctggaggaggaacGGAAACAAGCT ACTCAGGGTCCCGGCTCTCCACGCTCTTCCCCCAGCCACACCATCAGCCGGCCAATCCCCACACCAATCCACTCGGACTCCGCCGGCACGACCCCGACTCACACACCTCAGGACTCACTCATGGGCGTGGGAGGGGATGTTCAGGAGGCCTTCGCTCAGG GTCCAAGGAGAAATCTGAGAAATGACCTGCTCATTGCTGCTGACTCCATCACCAACACAATGTCGTCACTGGTTAAGGAACTCAATTCag agGGTGGAAGTGAGACTGAGAGCACTGTGGATTCAGACTTCGGACGCGGTGACCTGTTGGCCACAACCTCTTCAGATCCCTTCATCACCTATAAACCAAG GAGCGCCGgcgctgcagaggaggagagcttTGAGAACgacctggagcagcagctggaggacgAGCTCAAGTTGGAGGAGCTAATGAAGCACAGGCAGGAGCCAGACAAAACCTGCATG GTGACTCTGCAGCAGTGA
- the dtna gene encoding dystrobrevin alpha isoform X4, with the protein MVFYERMIEDCGQSGDNMADRRQLFVEMRAQDLDSIRLSTYRTACKLRFVQKKCNLHLVDIWNVIEAFRENGLNTMDLNADLSVARLEMVLSTIFYQLNKRMPTTHQINVEQSISLLLNFLLAAYDPEGHGKISVFVVKMALATICGGKILDKLRYIFSQISDSAGIMVYSQFDQFLREVLKLPMAVFEGPSFGYTEQAARTCFAQQKKVSLNTFLDTLMSDPPPQCLVWLPLMHRLANVENVFHPVECSYCHTESMMGFRYRCQQCHNYQLCQDCFWRGHASGSHSNQHQMKEYTSWKSPAKKLSHALSKSLSCASSREPLHPLFLEMPEKPLNLAHIVPPRPVNITNDYSLSHSMPTSGNPYSTKKLNYNLDVADRLADEHVLIGLYVNLLQNNPKTCLLESSNHQDEEHSLIARYAARLAADAAAQQQRVPTDLPCSLDANKQQRQLIAELESKNREILQEIQRLRLQHEEASQPPPDRGQQNPTLLAELRLLRQRKDELEQRMSTLQESRRELMVQLEQLMMLLKLEEERKQATQGPGSPRSSPSHTISRPIPTPIHSDSAGTTPTHTPQDSLMGVGGDVQEAFAQGPRRNLRNDLLIAADSITNTMSSLVKELNSEGGSETESTVDSDFGRGDLLATTSSDPFITYKPRSAGAAEEESFENDLEQQLEDELKLEELMKHRQEPDKTCMVTLQQ; encoded by the exons ATGGTGTTTTATGAAAG AATGATTGAAGACTGCGGGCAGAGCGGTGACAACATGGCAGATAGAAGGCAACTGTTTGTCGAGATGA GGGCTCAAGACTTGGATTCCATACGATTATCAACATACAGAACAGCCTGCAAACTCAGATTTGTGCAAAAGAAATGCAACT TGCATTTGGTTGATATTTGGAATGTCATTGAGGCTTTTCGAGAGAACGGCCTCAACACCATGGACCTCAATGCTGATCTCTCTGTGGCTCGTCTGGAAATGGTACTGTCCACCATCTTTTACCAGCTGAACAAACGCATGCCCACCACCCACCAGATCAACGTGGAGCAGTCCATCAGCCTGCTGCTCAACTTCCTGCTGGCAGCCTACGACCC CGAGGGCCATGGCAAGATATCTGTCTTTGTTGTGAAGATGGCCCTAGCAACCATCTGTGGTGGGAAGATTCTGGATAAATTAAGAT ATATTTTTTCACAGATATCAGATTCCGCTGGAATAATGGTGTATTCACAGTTCGACCAATTTCTGAGGGAGGTTCTCAAATTACCGATGGCGGTTTTTGAGGGACCTTCTTTTGGTTACACAGAACAAGCTGCAAGAACCTGCTTTGCACAGCAG AAAAAGGTCTCCCTCAACACATTCCTCGATACGTTGATGTCAGACCCGCCCCCTCAGTGTCTGGTGTGGTTGCCGCTCATGCATCGGCTCGCCAACGTGGAGAACG tCTTTCACCCGGTCGAGTGCTCCTATTGCCATACTGAGAGTATGATGGGCTTCCGCTACCGCTGCCAGCAATGTCATAATTACCAGCTCTGTCAGGACTGCTTCTGGAGGGGGCATGCCAGCGGTTCCCATAGCAACCAGCACCAAATGAAGGAGTATACGTCATGG AAATCCCCTGCTAAGAAGTTATCCCATGCACTCAGTAAGTCACTGAGCTGTGCATCCAGCAGAGAGCCTCTTCACCCCTTGTTTCTCGAAATGCCAGAGAAACCTCTCAACCTAGCTCATATTGT GCCACCAAGACCGGTGAACATCACCAATGACTACTCACTCTCCCACTCCATGCCTACATCAGGGAACCCTTACTCCACCAAAAA GTTGAACTACAACCTCGATGTTGCTGATAGACTTGCTGACGAACATGTTCTCATTGGCCTCTATGTGAATCTACTCCAAAACAACCCCAAAACATG TTTGCTGGAGAGCAGTAACCATCAGGATGAAGAGCACAGTCTCATCGCCCGCTATGCTGCTAGACTGGCTGCTGATGCTGCg GCTCAACAGCAGAGGGTCCCCACAGACCTCCCCTGCTCTCTGGATgccaacaaacagcagaggcaGCTCATTGCTGAGCTCGAGAGCAAAAACAG AGAGATCCTGCAGGAAATCCAGCGGCTGCGCCTCCAGCATGAGGAGGCCTCCCAGCCGCCTCCTGACAGGGGTCAGCAGAACCCCACTCTGCTGGCTGAGCTACGACTTCTCAG GCAACGCAAAGATGAGCTTGAACAAAGAATGTCTACTCTGCAGGAGAGTCGCAGGGAGCTCATGGTGCAGCTGGAGCAGCTAATGATGCTTCTCAAG ctggaggaggaacGGAAACAAGCT ACTCAGGGTCCCGGCTCTCCACGCTCTTCCCCCAGCCACACCATCAGCCGGCCAATCCCCACACCAATCCACTCGGACTCCGCCGGCACGACCCCGACTCACACACCTCAGGACTCACTCATGGGCGTGGGAGGGGATGTTCAGGAGGCCTTCGCTCAGG GTCCAAGGAGAAATCTGAGAAATGACCTGCTCATTGCTGCTGACTCCATCACCAACACAATGTCGTCACTGGTTAAGGAACTCAATTCag agGGTGGAAGTGAGACTGAGAGCACTGTGGATTCAGACTTCGGACGCGGTGACCTGTTGGCCACAACCTCTTCAGATCCCTTCATCACCTATAAACCAAG GAGCGCCGgcgctgcagaggaggagagcttTGAGAACgacctggagcagcagctggaggacgAGCTCAAGTTGGAGGAGCTAATGAAGCACAGGCAGGAGCCAGACAAAACCTGCATG GTGACTCTGCAGCAGTGA